The Melanotaenia boesemani isolate fMelBoe1 chromosome 11, fMelBoe1.pri, whole genome shotgun sequence genome includes the window TGTGTACTGTACTGTTTgccatggtttaaaaaaaaaaacttgattttagataaaggtgaaaaaaatagaatattatgaaaaatgtaatttcagtAATTAAGCTTAAATATATACTCACaagcaaagtgagatatttgaagcatttataattttgatgattatggcttacagcttctGAAAATCCAAAAGCCTAAATCTCCAaaaattagaatagtgtgaaaaggttccGTGTTGTAGCCTCCAAGTGCCACATTCTAACCAACTAAATGATCCTAAACACCAGCAAAGGACTCctaaacatttaaatggtctctcagtctatttcagtagaattcacaaccatggggaaggttgctggtCATCATTGACACCCTTCACAAGGAGGGAAAGTCTCAAAAAGTAATTGCAAAATAAGTTGGATGCTCTTAAAGTGCTGCATCAaggcacatcaataaaaagttgagtaGAAGggaaaagtggaagaaaaaggtaaaacaaccagcagggatgactgcagcctggagaggatcgtCAGGAAAAGGCCTTTCAAAAATAtgggggagcttcacaaggagtgggCTGAGGCTGGAGTTGGAGCTTCgagagccaccacacagacggatcctggacaTGGGCTTCAAATGTTGTATTACTCTTGTCAAGCTGCCCCTGAACAAAACACGTCAGAAGCAACTTACCtggctaaagaaaaaacaaactggtCTGTTGAGCAGTGTTCTGAAGTGCTATTCTCTGATGAGGCAAACTTTGCATcagatttggaaatcaaggtccagAGTCTGGAGAAAGAATGGAGAAGCAACAGACCAAGACACTTAAGgtgcagcgtgaagtttccaGTTTGTGTTAATTtgggagccatgtcatctgtCCGGGTTGGTCCACTGTTCTTAAGTCTAGAGTCAATGCAGCcgtctaccaggagattttagagcacttcatgcttccttcagcagaaaagctgtTTGATGAAGCTGAcgttattttccagcaggacttggcacctgacCACACTGTCAAAAGAACCAAAgcctggttcaatgaccaagggATTACTGTGCTTGACTGTCCAGCAAACTCTCCCGACCTGAACCTCGTAGAAAATCTATAAGGCCATTgccaagaggaagaggagacacATGAGAAGGAGCAATGCATAAGAGTTGAAAGCCtctattgaagcatcctggtcttctaTTACACCCCAGCATTGCCACagactgataacatccatgccagGCTGCACTGAGGCAGGAATTCATGCAGAAGGGGCtcaaaccaagtactgagttcTTATGCATGATTatactcttcagatggtcaaTATTTCTATATTCAAAATCCATTTTATTGATTACATGTTATCTAATTTTAAGATTTAGCTTTTTGGGTTTTTATAAGCTGTAAGCcttaatcatcaaaattataatgaataaatcctttaaatgtctcactttgcatgtaatgagttTATATATTAGTCTACCTTTTAAAGTTGAATTACTAAAATTCTGtgcaatattttaattttttgagTTCCACCTGtatacttttaaaagaaaaccaatgCTCATTTTCACATGGGTGGGGCAGGTTTACTTTCCCTTTCAAATGGCCCATTTCTTCCACAGAACCACAAATCTGCTGTACAGTACTCATCTTGGAGGGAATCTCTTGGATTTACACATTCATGCCAGTCTGGTTGTAGgtaaaaatgatattttctaCTGCATGCTTCATTAAGTATGAAAAAATAGGTAAtgtttaaaacagttaaaaaaaaacaccaaagtgCCTATCAGTAAAATATGCCTCATGATTAAGATTGGCTTCAACCtttctacaaaacaaaaaaaagttggataTCTTCACAATTTCCAGATCCACAGGCTCATCGAAGTAGAGGGGCTCTAGCTTTGGGTATGGAGTgactacaaaagaaaacaatgaagatCAGAAATTAGAGACATTAAATTTGCAGCACATTTGATTGCTAGGTAAATTCCCCTCTCCACTCCCCATATTTATGCCACAATTGTATATTAATGTTACACATTAAGAATCTCATTACAGATAAAATACCAATTTAAATATGATGCAAGAAAAGTAAGAGGATAGATACCATAGCCTGGAAAATCTAATGGATTGCAAAGCGCTGTGAGCTTTTCGTCCTCTGGAGACAATGCGTCTGTTGCATGTaagaaagatggaagaagatATGAGCATTGAAGGGAAGCCGAAGTAAAGGATGGCAACAAGGCCAAAGGCAGTGATGACAAGCCACAGGCAGATCACACAGTGAGCAGCAGAATCAAGAAAAGCTATAGCCAGTCATACTCCAAAAGGCTGTCCTtgtagagggaaaaaaaggtaaCGAAAGAAGTCGAACAGAGACCAAGGTGGATGGAATTAAATTTAATGCCCAGGTAAGTGTTAGTTTGTACATTTCAGGCCTTATGCAGTATATTAGTAAGACATTAGTAAAAGACCTTGGCTGGGCTGCACCATTATCACCATGTTTAACATGAAATATgctcaacaaaaataaaacattggtGTAGTTTAAAACCTAAAGTGTTGAGCAGGATCAGTATTTCTTGTATATTTAATAATTCATAGTACACAAATATTAATACtttacaagttaaaaaaaagtaatttcgTTAGGACAGTTATTTGTCTAACCTCTTAAAGAAGGAATTTAGTTTATTCTGGGTAAGCAGAATAACACTCTTTATGTAAACATTTATgtgaaatgtctggaaaaaataaacatttttcattgtggATGAAGCCCAGTCTAAGGAAATTCTGTGCTGATAAATTTATAGATGAGAAAGAGTGAGTGCACTGAGCCTCTGGACTTCTGACTGGATTTGAACAGGCACCAAAAATCAGATGTTtagctttaatttaaaaaccttATCATACCATGATTAccaaaaatttttttaaaagaaatcatttaGAAGTTTGGCTCCCCTACTCAAAATTTACAGTGATAAAACAGGCAAATCAGAAAGATACTATTTATTTGATGTAAggttacattttattaaaatccaaGTTTCTGCTTCTTCAATGGCTTCTGTCTACTAAATCCTCCTGAAGGGCTTTTGATAAAACCTTGGTAGCAGTTCTATAGTTAACTTGGGAAGTTTTCCAGTGTAATTGCTATGCGTTAATGTATGTTAATGGCATCCGCACAGTCACTTGTTACCTTCTAACAGCTTTCCCATGCTTTATGGGCATCAATTAGACCACTTTAAACTAAAAGGTTGCACATAGATGCTGGAAAAACTGAACCGTTCTCCTTTGCCAGAAGCAGTGAGTTTCCTCTCCGTTCTCTGGTTCATCCATTCTAATTATTGCTCCCTGAGACAACCCTGTAATCAACTACAAGACAATGAGTGGAATTTAATGTTCTACAGGCTGTGGTGAACCATAATTTCTGATAAGCAGTGAGCTGAGAAAATATTTGGACTGGGCCACACACATCAGGCCTACACAGTGGGATTGGGAGTGCTCTCTCCATTGCTGTGCATACTGGTAACAAAACAGAACATCTAcatattttcttccacaagctgcTCATGTCAGTTTCAGAGCTTTTTGGAGATAATGCATGTACTCCTCAATCATTCATGAGAGCTGAAATTTTGAGAAGGAGAGcccaaatatttttacttttcataaattaagaaatttttttaatcttatgtaAATGCAGCCCAAGTCTCCATAAGGCTCAGAGTGTGTCTGAGGGAGCTTGCCTGCCAGTGGCCTTGTGCCGTGTTTAAGTTGATGAAGGTGTTGGATGTGACACTGGTTGTGCCTCTATGGCTGCTGCATGGCTCACAACACATTGGGTCTCTGTTGTCAACCACGACATGCAAGTTGCCTAGGGACTTGACCAGTCTGGTGTGGCGCAGAGAACTGGCAGAGAGAGGGGAAACTGTAAATTCAGTCCACAGGATCCATGAGTGGCTATAGCCTCTTGACTGTTTTTCAACTGTGTCGATGCTGCacaaaaagtgcaacaaaacaCAACTAACACTTTGCTTTAAATTCAATTAGCAACAATTCAAAAACAAATATGCATTTGATGACAGCACCTGTATCTGCTCTTCCTGATTGTGTGTCAATTTTATCTACTGACCTTCCTCCTACTCCGTTAGCTGGCAGTGAGGTTCTGGTCCTCTTCCTGCTGTCTGAGTGGTCAGACAGAGCCAGTGGGCCCACAGTGGTCTTACAACCCCGAACACCAGCCTGCATAATGACCCTGCTGCACAAGAGATTAACATCATCTAATAATCTGCAAGTTGTATGTCTATGTGAATGCATTTCTATTGTGTACATGCTGTACATTTTACCTCAGGGACTGTGACGACGACctggtgtttattttattctcttctTGTCTGTGAAGACAAAGTAATGTGATGTAAACATGTGAAAGTTTATATTTGGAAACACAACCATGTGGAAGAAAAGACTGCATGGAGatggaaaagttaaaaataaaatcagtaaagCCTTTAGTCGCCAGGTTAGAGTAGCAAGCCAAGTTAAGCACCAGAAAAAGGCATTAAACAACTTAAAGAGGGGCTTTTTATCAATCAGTTTTCATAAACAGGAACTAACAGCTTAAGTTTTTACAATTGGTACTTCACATTAACCAGCAAAGCATGATGTGCAAACATGACGGGATGATGGGAATGTCCATGGCACAAACTCATCATGTACATAAATGATGACAAGCTGGAGGCAGCAGCCTCTgatgtttcagatttttacaaACTGACTCATTTCATCAGCTTTACTGTAGCTACAGAAGGAATAAATAAGATGATTTTGAACAGATTCCTGATTTGGGtagggaatttaaaaaaaaagagagaggccAGGGGGCTCACTTACAGCATTCTCAGTTAGAGCTCCAGAAGGAGGGGTTTTGGGGGGGCTGACGGGCAGCAGAACTCATTGAAATCCTAACCCGTCTATACAGAAATGCAGGATGGAAGAAGGGAAGCCATACACAATCCACCACAGGGCAAGGCTACACAGGGAGGAGAGCAGCATGGCTACCAGCCATCTGAAAGGAGGACAAATCCAACAACAAGAGCAAAcggaaaaaagggggaaaaaaaaagagagacaagaGACCTCTGGGCAGGACACAAAGCCTCTGATGTTGTGCTTTTCCACTGGGACTGGATTATATGCAACACCTCTCATAGAATCCTTCACTGGACAGTGGCAGAAAGcagatttttgttcttttccacTTCCTCTGATGTCTCAacagtttattttactttttagtaTTAAATGAACAGTAGATCACGTTGACTGTTTATAATCTGTAACCCCTGGCAACAACAATGTAATCACCACAATGAGAGGATGTTTATtcggcttttttcttttttatttaaccatatTAAACTATTTCATTTATTAGTGGACAAACTATACTCAAATCATATTGTTTCAGATCAAgtagaggaaaacaaaatggaatcATCTTGTCATAtacatttctaaaacaaaaacctttgtgggtctgtggtataacaaaacagactttaatAAGTGGTTGCACCTGGCTGATGGACCAAAAGTATGGTTCTAATAACAGAGTGGAAACAACAGAAAGAATAATAGACTCCTTCAAGCAAGTAATTCAACTTGGAAAGTGATAGTACATGTTGATTGTTCTCAATCAGCCGAGTCCAAAATTTGGAAcaagtataaataaaatgataatgttATAAAAGGAAAAGGCTGGTCGAGGAAGACTTCAACGCATCAGAAAAGTGATCAAAATTCAAGATTCTTATTCCAACAGAGGAAAGGAAGCTTGGTGAGGCTGAAGTCATTTGTCAAGATGATAACACATTTTGCTCACAGAGCAAAGACATAATACTTTTCTTAAGGACAGACGTGTCAACTCAATGACATGAGCAGCAGACAGTCTGAATGGCAATctgatttaaaatggaaattgaGGGAAGAGAAATCCACATCTCAAATAATTCATGCTGTCCTGACACCCTGGTGTAAATAAGTACCACCTATCTCACAGTTTTatattaaagctttttttatttaaaatctttttagaaatgtttgttcAGTTATTGAATGAAATTGTTTTTTACAATAGCTGCAGTCTGAGTGAACATCCTTCAAATGTGGTGATGCCATAATTTTTGCAAGGGCTGCATAGTGTAAGTAAAATTTTTAtgattataaataatttttttaaaataaaaaaaatagcaaataaaaaaacaacagccaTTGATATGCCAGTGTATTTAACGCTTATAATTCATtatgaaaaatctaaaaaaatggtaaaatccTTTAAGAATTACAGTATCCATCATCTACTTTTGTTCCATAAAAACAGACCATTTTAAAAGACGCTGGCAGAGATGGAAACCTGACGAAGCTCAGGTGGTATGAATACAGTGATCCAGTCATAAAAGCAATGGAAAAACAACAGGCACCTGACAATGATGCCTGCCCAACATTAATAACATgttagacacaaacacagattgAACAGAGGCATGTGCATGCGTGCATGTCCAAGGGATTTGTGCCTGTTGCCATGCATGAAAAGGCAGAAATGAAGAAGTTTGGATACTACTTTTATAATTATTCCTGGAATCATGCACGTCAGTgttacataacaaaacaaacagttgAGCCAGATGGTGAAGTTGAGCTGGAAATTAGATGTTTGCATAGCAGTGCACGCTTATAAAGCACATGGCGTAATGTGCAAGCAAATCTCTTCTCTGGTTCAAGTTTATTCCTCAGAATCAATAAGTACCAGTTTTCACCTCGAAGATCAGGAGGAAGAAACAAAGTCTTGTAAAGCCACAAATTAAACTTATAAAACAACCTCAGTCACTGATTATTCTACTattagtaaatattttaaacaatttgggggaaaaaaactaaactacatGGAAAAAGTAATCAGCTTAAATGTTAAAGCAGGCAAGTTGGATACTTTGCTAAACAAAGAAGTACCTACTGCAGATGAGAATCAAGTGTCCCTTAACATGTTCTCTTTAGCAGTGCCAAGTCAGTAAAGCAAGCAGAGACACAACATTCAATTCAACTAATCCAGATCGCATTTAAAACAGTGATTAGTTGAACAATTGGTGCTGCTCTTGAACTGCACACTTGTTGCAGTGAAGATATCTCAGATATGCCTTGGTTTAAAATCAGATCAGCTCAGTGAGCCCATGAGGCAGACAATGAAAGGCGTGTAGATGTAATGCATCCACTAAGTGCATATCCACTTCACACCAGAGTCatccagagagagagagaaaaaagaaagaaagaaagaaagaaagaaccaGGATAACTTCAACATCAGCCATTCCACTAGCCATACCTTTTGCTGGCATAGCAACCATTTCTATAGGAAGTGGATGTCAGCTCGAAAGGACATGGTGTGCACTTACCTCCATCATACAAAACCTCActtcctctctctgtttttcctctcccccactctctctctgcctctttcTGCTATCTTTTGAACGGCAGGCAACACATCGGCCACGCCGTGCCCATGAGGCTGCAGCAGAACACTATCACCTGCCTGACATGGGACAACAAAAGCCAAAGCCATATGGGTACATGGGCAGAGGCCAGTCAACCATTCTCAGCCATGCTGACACCCAGATGTCCGCGGCTTGATTTATGTGGGCACAAAAGAtgtggatgtttttttcttttttttttaaaactgctaGGAGGCACATTAACTGTCATTAACTGAGAGTTAGCATTATCAAAATTTGTTGCTGCTAAAACCGTCAATTTGTTGTATCAATATGTGCACATTCATTTTTAGTTAGATTAACTGGTCTTTGGTTTTAGAGCTTCCATTCCTACTCCACAGAGAATCAAATGCTGTCCATTTAATGCTTACCCATTCAATTATATGCTTCAATGTTAGGTGGTAGAGCATCATTTAAAGACTGCAAGTCCATTAGCTTTATGAAACATAGGCcaccatatttttaaaaatatctaaagcCTTGAGTTCAGCATTTTGGCCTTTGCCATCTTGAATTTTGTATCAGACATTTGGAGAAAAGGAAGGATGTGAGTGGGAACTGCTGAAATGACAAAAGCCTGCAGGGTAGTGACCACAAATTAGCTTCATTTAAGAGTGAAGGCTTTTCCATTTTAAGAGCAATatgctgttttaaaaagatCATTCCCCAACCATTGGGGTACCTCCTGCTAGCCAATAAAGAGCATAAGCTTAATGGAAAacccttttgtttttaacttaatCTAAAACAAGTTAAAGTATTCATGGCCAATATGAGATagactgaaagaaagaaaaatagaggCCCAGTTTGAGATTTGTTCATATAAGTACCtctatattgatttttttttttttaagtctatgAGTCTTTGTCTACCATAGACAAACAGTCTGAGATATGGACACTGTAGTTGGTTAAACGCCTTAATATTTAATGGATCTTAGCATTTGTACACTAATGTGTTGTCTACAATgctgccttttttaaaaatgaatatttcaaGCACTATAAATGCCCTGTAACAGTGATTTGcccaatttatttaaattttttctttcaaatatttagtttatctATTGCAAAGTCTCCTATTGACCTATTGAGTGGCCCAGTTACAGGACACTGTGAGCTGATAACAGACTAGCAAGGTCTATTTGATTTGACCCATTTATCTTTTCCCCTCAGCTTTTAAAGGTTCACTCtgaaaaatctgattaaaaaagataacttACAGATGACTTTTACGGTAAAATAATCTCAAAGACTCTTTAATGTCCAAATCCTTTGTGCCTTTCTAAATCCAGCTCTTAACAAAATGTTTACTGGAAGAATGTGTGTCAACTCTGTCACTTACTCTGTGTCATAATATCTGAGCTACTTCTTCCTTGATTTATTGTTCATCTTCATCACGCTCTGATTAAATATGAAAGTGGGTTAACTTTATTACACTTGGCCTGCAAGTGACTTTGAAAAGAGATccaaaggaaggaaaaaaaaatattattaaaatgaattatgatGAAATTTCCACACTTAGTCAAGAACTGTAGCCACAATAGTTTAGCCATTTCCTAAAACCGGACTATCCCAAAAAACCAGGAATGAATGATAAATTGAATTTTTTACATGGTCACTTCATGGTCTTATGATTTGAAAAACACTACAGCGTATGTATGTGTAATGATCCAAGAGACTGACGAGGAGGGGAACTGTTCAATCTACGGTACAACAACACACGTGGGCGTGATGCATGGTAAGGCCTGCAGGTTGCCTGGGCACTTACGACAGTGAACCTGAAGATGATCTGGCCTGTCTCTTGCTCTTAAGGGCCCGTAGTTTATCACCCTGTGTGAGGCCGTTTCTCTCTTCTTCATCATTGTACTGTAAAACAGAGAAGTCCTGCATAAACAAGGATAGCCTAGCAGTTGTAGTAGTAGTGGTTCTTTAATTATATCTGAAGAGATTTTGTACAATAAAATGGTACAGCTAATTATCCTCCTGAAAGTCTACTCAAACTCACCAGTTCTATTTCCTCTTTCTTGGAtggtctgtttttgttgttcccATTAATGGTAATGTCATccacaccagacaggatccTGGTGACAGCCATCTTGCCATTCTCTTGCTCATCATGCATCTTCTCCCGGAAAACATCTCCCTCTGCCCACAGACTGTTCTGCTTCCTGATGAAGACAATTCAAACAAGCCACaaaataaacttgtttattGGTAAATCACAATCACTTTTAATCAGATTTCCTACCACCCTCCTTTTGCTGAGATGCTTTCTAAAAATCCatgaaatccttttttttaaactgactttAACAATCTTGATaccaaaaatgttatttttacaaacataaaatctGAGATCATCAAATGAAAATCCTTTTTCAGTGAAAACCTACTCTTCAACAAAGTTCTGCTGAGGCCCAATGATGGAGCCTGGCCGGCAGATCCGTATCCAAGCAATGGCCTCTGCTGCAGTCAGGCTGTAATGTTTCATCATATAGCATGCGATCAGGGTGCCAGTTCTCCCCAGGCcagctaaaagaaagaaaaataaaaagtagctTTTGGTTTTCAGTTACAATAAACAGGAAACTAAGCAGAGTCTATATAACTAAAATGTCTCTTACCCTTGCAGTGGACAGCAATGGCTCCCTCTGAATTCTCGCAGATGTTGAGGAACTTCCTAACAATCGAGTCGTTTGGTGTGCTCCCGTCCACAAAAAACAGATCGTGATGTTCAAAGCCGGAGTCTGTAAAACGTTTGGCATCATACATCTTTTTGTTGAGTCTGACGATGGTGGTGATGTTGTGTTTCCTGAAGTATGGGATGTAGGCCTCAGGAGCATGAAGAGGATACCCTGAAGTAGGAGAAAAGCATTGTGGTGAGTTCAGGAGTTATTCAAATGAGATCAGATATATTTCTGTGATGCACTTCAATTACCATTCTCTATTTTGCTTTTTGGGTGAGGCCCGCTGAATGCAAGGAACTTTCCTGGAATGATCCAGTTAAAGTCGccattctctgctctctcatAGTGCTCATACTCTTCAACATCAAAGTTAGAGAAGTCGAGCCAGCCGTACTGCAGAGCCTATTAGACGGTTGAGAGGAACAATATTTTATTAGGACCATGAgaagagaagacagaaaaataaataagttctTAAACTACATACTTTGTGAACACCCCGAAGGCAATCTAAGATGTTCAGATTGTACATGCAGGTTCCAAATGAAGCATCtctgcaaaacagaaaaacacagtgaTGGTCTGCACAACATTCTTGGGATGTTTTATATCATTAAAGGATTATTTAGCTTCAATGCCATCTGTGATTTCAACTGatttcatcagtttttttttttcatcttgttcTATACTTTCTCATGACACATTTTGTCTTAGAAAGTTGGAAGTGCTTTAAGAAGGTACTTTAGTCAatcttttttctcaatttttgTGCTCTATTGGCATCACAttacttaaaatgtttaataatttcaCCATATATAGTaaccaaaaccagaaaaaaaattacaacccAAAATAGGAAAAGCTTGAAACAATATGGCAAATGCAAATAAAGCAGAATTTAGAAAAAGGCTGAGTATTTGAGTGAAAAAGATAGAGCAGAGGACCTAAATTTTATCAACTAGTCATaggaaaaaataatgtaattatttaaaaaaaaaaacaatatttgaaaaactatttttactaTTTATCCTTCCACAGTCAAAAAGAATCTAGAGGAATTTCATTCCCTTGTTGTTGCCCAATGTTGTataaatagtgaaaaaaaaaaagccttgtaTTAACTTCGTCAGCTGGAGTGTCACATTCTCTGGCCTCCAATTCAGCAGGGACAGACCATCACATTCCTTCAGGAATACAGCAAATCCAGGGATGTCCATGCATTTTGAATAAGACAATGCAAAGGAATAGCTGCAGAAAAAGAGGTTGCTGGCACTAGTAGACCGGCAGGCCTGCAGTCCTGATCTGACCTAATCCCAGCAAAGACTACagatttgcacttttttttttcttcccaacTTTGTAGTGTCCCAACGTTTTCTAATTTGGGTTGTAATTAATTCAATTCATGTAAAAATAGCTTCTAATTATATTAACTCAGCTGTTTTCAGCAATATACCATCCAAAGTGATAATTCTAAGTGTGTTGATGCCataatgatgcatttttatagAACAAACTGCAAACTTAAAGCTGTTCTCAAATAGATTACATACTGTGTTGGTAGATTGTTACCTGAATGGAATATATGTCGAATTCCTTGACAGCAGCAGACTGTAGGCCTCCTCAGGCATCATATTCAGATGCAtgacctgtaaaaacaaaagttttatcTTCAAGTACAGTTGTGGTAATTTGTAATCATCACAATGTTAGATATAACATGACCCAACAAgaaatatgtatatgtatatacaggTTTTATCACTACTTACTGCATATGAGCCTATCAGGTAGGCAGCATTGGCTTGTTTCTTCTGATCTCCACAGGTATAAAAAATAATCCTCTTTCTTGACAGTATAATGGACTGTACAGAAACATTAATGACAGCATGAGATGAAATGTGATGCCTTGTTTATCTGCCTTAGATATACAGAGCTTGAGAGACAGAAGTGACAAGTAAGTAcagttaatcatttatttttccgCCCCATGACATAACTAGAAACAAGGTTATCTGTACTTGCAAAGTTGTAGTACTACAATTTCAAACAGTAATTAACTAACTATTGTAAGAACTGTTGATGACCACTGGGTTGCTGTATGTAAGAAAAATCATACTATTATCGTTATGTTTATTATATTAGGTTGTGATTTTATGTGTAATTCAttgttatactttggactaaATCATGTTTTAAGAACATACCAATCATTATATTTTAAGTATCAAGATTTAGAAATATATACTCAAGCAACATTTTGATTGTGTGTGCTGGTTTATGCTTGGGAACAGAAAGTCAAGACCATGGACAAGGTGGAAGGATCTGACTGTACCAGAAAGAGACCAGAAACTAACCTACCCATGCCTGCTATTTTTCATGTCTTATCTTTAGTGAAAAATGCTGTAACCTGAGACTTGTGTAATTCTGAAGTGTTTGATGTTCGAGGCAAGAACTTCGTGAACCTCCCTTTATAATGTCTTGTGATGTGTGAAACAGTTCAATGTGTGTATTATACTTGTATGGTGTGCCTActccttgcaagtaaaactgTTTATATTGAGTAACGCTCTGTGGTCCTTCCTTGTGTTGAAGGTTTAGCTTTGCAGTGCTTGGCGTTGGGAAGAATTTTCCTAACACCGTATGTATGAggtgtgctatataaataattttgctTTGTCTTTATCACAAAAGAGCTAAGAATAAGACCAGACAATCACCATTTAAAACAGTAGTAGACATAATTGAAGTTGCAAAGAGGCTGAATCATCAGTCTAAACGTCTGCTGCACCTCTCCAAGATCAAAGTCATGtcacaaatgcaaacaaacagcCTTGACAAAGAGGGACAGTGCTGCCCCAAGTTCACAAGCAAGAAATATTAGGGACTTATATTTAACAGTGAAACATTAACTGATGGGtataaaaccataaaacctATTTTACTTACTCTACCTAGAGCAAGTATAAATAGATATTGATTGACCTATGTTTTTCTTCCCATTCTTCTTCCAGAAAGCGCAATTAAGAGCAG containing:
- the cdc14b gene encoding dual specificity protein phosphatase CDC14B isoform X2 gives rise to the protein MLKDVTATTGVEAGNCASADAHRKASTCHINSKKTRTRRRTAKRRRSVAAAQQCHSCSPEEKMKRKSERRRAESRKKRCSAHSSSEAEPNCDIYIEITDQLYFAMLQQKIKSTADRHCFCIDEELAYENFYADFGPLNLAMFYRFCCKLTKKLKSIILSRKRIIFYTCGDQKKQANAAYLIGSYAVMHLNMMPEEAYSLLLSRNSTYIPFRDASFGTCMYNLNILDCLRGVHKALQYGWLDFSNFDVEEYEHYERAENGDFNWIIPGKFLAFSGPHPKSKIENGYPLHAPEAYIPYFRKHNITTIVRLNKKMYDAKRFTDSGFEHHDLFFVDGSTPNDSIVRKFLNICENSEGAIAVHCKAGLGRTGTLIACYMMKHYSLTAAEAIAWIRICRPGSIIGPQQNFVEEKQNSLWAEGDVFREKMHDEQENGKMAVTRILSGVDDITINGNNKNRPSKKEEIELYNDEEERNGLTQGDKLRALKSKRQARSSSGSLSQEENKINTRSSSQSLRVIMQAGVRGCKTTVGPLALSDHSDSRKRTRTSLPANGVGGSSLRHTRLVKSLGNLHVVVDNRDPMCCEPCSSHRGTTSVTSNTFINLNTAQGHWQTHCLQRTKSSQRFAIH
- the cdc14b gene encoding dual specificity protein phosphatase CDC14B isoform X1 is translated as MLKDVTATTGVEAGNCASADAHRKASTCHINSKKTRTRRRTAKRRRSVAAAQQCHSCSPEEKMKRKSERRRAESRKKRCSAHSSSEAEPNCDIYIEITDQLYFAMLQQKIKSTADRHCFCIDEELAYENFYADFGPLNLAMFYRFCCKLTKKLKSIILSRKRIIFYTCGDQKKQANAAYLIGSYAVMHLNMMPEEAYSLLLSRNSTYIPFRDASFGTCMYNLNILDCLRGVHKALQYGWLDFSNFDVEEYEHYERAENGDFNWIIPGKFLAFSGPHPKSKIENGYPLHAPEAYIPYFRKHNITTIVRLNKKMYDAKRFTDSGFEHHDLFFVDGSTPNDSIVRKFLNICENSEGAIAVHCKAGLGRTGTLIACYMMKHYSLTAAEAIAWIRICRPGSIIGPQQNFVEEKQNSLWAEGDVFREKMHDEQENGKMAVTRILSGVDDITINGNNKNRPSKKEEIELYNDEEERNGLTQGDKLRALKSKRQARSSSGSLSQEENKINTRSSSQSLSRVIMQAGVRGCKTTVGPLALSDHSDSRKRTRTSLPANGVGGSSLRHTRLVKSLGNLHVVVDNRDPMCCEPCSSHRGTTSVTSNTFINLNTAQGHWQTHCLQRTKSSQRFAIH
- the cdc14b gene encoding dual specificity protein phosphatase CDC14B isoform X7, translating into MFRSVCKMTSDDISSRCIELIKDQLYFAMLQQKIKSTADRHCFCIDEELAYENFYADFGPLNLAMFYRFCCKLTKKLKSIILSRKRIIFYTCGDQKKQANAAYLIGSYAVMHLNMMPEEAYSLLLSRNSTYIPFRDASFGTCMYNLNILDCLRGVHKALQYGWLDFSNFDVEEYEHYERAENGDFNWIIPGKFLAFSGPHPKSKIENGYPLHAPEAYIPYFRKHNITTIVRLNKKMYDAKRFTDSGFEHHDLFFVDGSTPNDSIVRKFLNICENSEGAIAVHCKAGLGRTGTLIACYMMKHYSLTAAEAIAWIRICRPGSIIGPQQNFVEEKQNSLWAEGDVFREKMHDEQENGKMAVTRILSGVDDITINGNNKNRPSKKEEIELYNDEEERNGLTQGDKLRALKSKRQARSSSGSLSQEENKINTRSSSQSLSRVIMQAGVRGCKTTVGPLALSDHSDSRKRTRTSLPANGVGGSSLRHTRLVKSLGNLHVVVDNRDPMCCEPCSSHRGTTSVTSNTFINLNTAQGHWQTHCLQRTKSSQRFAIH
- the cdc14b gene encoding dual specificity protein phosphatase CDC14B isoform X8; amino-acid sequence: MLKDVTATTGVEAGNCASADAHRKASTCHINSKKTRTRRRTAKRRRSVAAAQQCHSCSPEEKMKRKSERRRAESRKKRCSAHSSSEAEPNCDIYIEITDQLYFAMLQQKIKSTADRHCFCIDEELAYENFYADFGPLNLAMFYRFCCKLTKKLKSIILSRKRIIFYTCGDQKKQANAAYLIGSYAVMHLNMMPEEAYSLLLSRNSTYIPFRDASFGTCMYNLNILDCLRGVHKALQYGWLDFSNFDVEEYEHYERAENGDFNWIIPGKFLAFSGPHPKSKIENGYPLHAPEAYIPYFRKHNITTIVRLNKKMYDAKRFTDSGFEHHDLFFVDGSTPNDSIVRKFLNICENSEGAIAVHCKAGLGRTGTLIACYMMKHYSLTAAEAIAWIRICRPGSIIGPQQNFVEEKQNSLWAEGDVFREKMHDEQENGKMAVTRILSGVDDITINGNNKNRPSKKEEIELYNDEEERNGLTQGDKLRALKSKRQARSSSGSLSQVIVFCCSLMGTAWPMCCLPFKR